Genomic segment of Truepera radiovictrix DSM 17093:
GCCGGCGCTTTTCGAGCTGCACCTGCGCGGCGCGCTGCACCCCGAGACCGCCCTGGTCGGGTTTTCCCGCCGCGACTGGTCGGACGACACCTTTCGGGAGCGCGCCCGAGCGGCGCTGCAAGAACACGCCCCCAAGAGCTTCGACGAGGCGGCTTGGGCCGAACTCGCACCCAGGCTGTCGTTCGTCTCCGGCGGTTACGACGACGCCGAGGCCTACCAAAAGCTAAAAGAGCACCTCCAAAACCTGGGCCAAGACAACCGCCTCTTCTACACCTCGACACCGCCGAGCACCTACGCCCCTATCGCCGAGCGCCTCGGCGAAGCGGGTATGGCCAGAAGCGCCGGATGGGTGCGCCTCATCGTCGAGAAACCTTTCGGCCACGACCTTAGAAGCGCTAGGATGCTCAACGAAACGCTCCTCAAGCACTTCCGCGAGGAACAGATCTACCGCATGGACCACTACCTCGCCAAGGAGACCGCGCAGAACATCGCGGCGCTACGCTTTGCCAACGCGCTCTTTGAACCCACCTGGAACTCGCAGTACGTCGACCACATCCAGGTCACGATGGCCGAACCCATGGGGATGGAGGGGCGCGGCGGTTTTTACGACGAGGTCGGGGTGATCCGCGACGTCATCCAAAACCACCTCCTGCAGCTCGTGGCCCTGACCGCTACCGAACCTCCCGCCCGCTACGACGCCAAAAGCGTGCGCGACGAAAAGGTCAAGGTGTTTCAGGCGATGGCGTGCTCCAACCCGCAACACGCGGTGATCGGCCAGTACCGCGGTGACGGGCGCGTCAAGGGTTACCGCGAGGAAGAGGGGGTGGACCCGCGCTCGCGCCAGGGCACCTACGCCGCGCTGGAGCTGCGCATCGACAACTGGCGTTGGGCCGGCGTGCCCTTTTTCGTCCGCAGCGGAAAACGCCTCAGAGCCAAGTCGAGCGAGATCGTTATCGTCTACAAGCGCCCTCCGCACATCCCCTTCGAGCTGCGCGCGCCGGTGCAGCACGACCGCATCGTCTTGCGGCTGCAACCCAACGAAGGCATCAGCCTCCGCTTCAACGCCAAAAAGCCGGGGCAGGGTATCAGCTTGAGCCGCGCCAGCATGGACTTCTACTACGACAAAGAGTTTCGCAGCCGTAACCCCGACGCCTATGAAACGCTGCTCGAGGATGCCATGATGGGTGA
This window contains:
- the zwf gene encoding glucose-6-phosphate dehydrogenase, with protein sequence MTPTQNGEHRCAFVIFGASGDLAARKLLPALFELHLRGALHPETALVGFSRRDWSDDTFRERARAALQEHAPKSFDEAAWAELAPRLSFVSGGYDDAEAYQKLKEHLQNLGQDNRLFYTSTPPSTYAPIAERLGEAGMARSAGWVRLIVEKPFGHDLRSARMLNETLLKHFREEQIYRMDHYLAKETAQNIAALRFANALFEPTWNSQYVDHIQVTMAEPMGMEGRGGFYDEVGVIRDVIQNHLLQLVALTATEPPARYDAKSVRDEKVKVFQAMACSNPQHAVIGQYRGDGRVKGYREEEGVDPRSRQGTYAALELRIDNWRWAGVPFFVRSGKRLRAKSSEIVIVYKRPPHIPFELRAPVQHDRIVLRLQPNEGISLRFNAKKPGQGISLSRASMDFYYDKEFRSRNPDAYETLLEDAMMGDATLFMRADEVEAQWRVVTPLLEAWEASYDEPAFYDVGSWGPDEANDLLAKRGRTWHTPAVE